A region of the Amycolatopsis sp. cg13 genome:
GTCCTCGGCCGCGGTCGCCCCGACCTCCGCCAGGCACACCTCCACCTCGAACGGCTTCAGCTGCTCGGTGAAAATGCTGCCCAGCGTCGCCGCATAAGCGTTCGCCAGCGCCCGCGCGCTCACATCCCGCCGGTCGTACTGGTAGCCCTTCAGATCCGCGTGCCGGATCCCCGCCACCCGCAGATTCTCGAACTCCGAGAACCGGCCCACCGCGGCGAACCCGATCCGGTCATAGATCTCCGCCACCTTGTGCAAAGTCGCCGAAGTGTTCTCCGCGACGAACAGCACCCCGCCGGAATACTTCAGCACCACCACGCTCCGGCCCCGCGCGATCCCCTTGCGCGCCAGCTCGGAACGCTCCCGCATCAACTGCTCGGGAGAGGCATACAACGGCATCGTCACGGTGTCGGCTCCACGTTCTCCGAAAACTCGGCAGTCATTGATTCAGCGGACATCGGCGGCCTCAGACCGGCCGGTGGTGATTGCGCTCCGCGCGCCCGGCCACCACCGCCTCGGCCACCGCACCCGTCCGCTCCGCGGGCAGCACCACCGCGCCGTCCTCCGCGGTGATGGTGATGACGTTCGGGAAAATCCGCCGCACCAGATCCGGCCCGCCGCTCGCGGTGTCGTCGTCCGCCGCGTCGTACAACGCCTCCAGCGCCGTCCGCACCGCCGCGTCGGCATCCGCGTCCGGGTCGTACAGCTTCTTCAGCGACGACTTCGCGAACAGCGAACCCGAACCGACGCTCGCGTACCCGGCGCGCTCCTCGTACCGCCCGCCCGCCGCGTCGTACGACACGATCCGGCCCGCGTGCTTCGCGTCCTCGGCCTCCAGGTCGTACCCGACGAACAACGGCACGACCGCGAGGCCCGCCATCGCCATCTCCAGGTTCGCCTTCACCATCCCGGCCAGCTTGTTCGTCTTGCCGTCCAGCGACAGCGAAACGCCCTCGATCTTCTCGTAGTGCGCCAGCTCCACCGCGTACAGCCGGACCATCTCCACGGCCAGCCCCGCGGTCCCCGCGATGCCCACCGCCGAGTACTCGTCCGTGACG
Encoded here:
- the prcB gene encoding proteasome subunit beta encodes the protein MDNTSSGAGFSGPGLPSAYFSPATSSFADFVRATAPELLPARRVPAGAGELDAPHGTTIVAVAFAGGVLIAGDRRATSGNLIASRDIEKVHVTDEYSAVGIAGTAGLAVEMVRLYAVELAHYEKIEGVSLSLDGKTNKLAGMVKANLEMAMAGLAVVPLFVGYDLEAEDAKHAGRIVSYDAAGGRYEERAGYASVGSGSLFAKSSLKKLYDPDADADAAVRTALEALYDAADDDTASGGPDLVRRIFPNVITITAEDGAVVLPAERTGAVAEAVVAGRAERNHHRPV
- the prcA gene encoding proteasome subunit alpha, with translation MTMPLYASPEQLMRERSELARKGIARGRSVVVLKYSGGVLFVAENTSATLHKVAEIYDRIGFAAVGRFSEFENLRVAGIRHADLKGYQYDRRDVSARALANAYAATLGSIFTEQLKPFEVEVCLAEVGATAAEDQLYRLTFDGGIFDESPFVVMGGQTDTISAKLKDVVDPEHDLRTALASAIEGLRATAASNGNGPAPEAEIKLEVAVLDRAKPRRAFRRLSGAALEALLPAKEEPAEKPDDSGEGDADKGSEKDSGEKE